In Canis lupus baileyi chromosome 15, mCanLup2.hap1, whole genome shotgun sequence, one genomic interval encodes:
- the NOS3 gene encoding nitric oxide synthase 3 isoform X5: protein MIISQKGLKSPPLTRPPDGPKFPRVKNWEVGSITYDTLSAQSQQDGPCTPRRCLGSLVFPRKLQSRPSQNPAPPEQLLSQARDFINQYYSSIKRSGSQAHEQRLQEVEAEVAATGTYQLRESELVFGAKQAWRNAPRCVGRIQWGKLQVFDARDCSSAQEMFTYICNHIKYATNRGNLRSAITVFPQRASGRGDFRIWNSQLVRYAGYRQQDGSVRGDPANVEITELCIQHGWTPGNGRFDVLPLLLQAPDEPPELFALPPELVLEVPLEHPTLEWFAALGLRWYALPAVSNMLLEIGGLEFPAAPFSGWYMSTEIGTRNLCDPHRYNILEDVAVCMDLDTRTTSSLWKDKAAVEINLAVLHSYQLAKVTIVDHHAATASFMKHLENEQKARGGCPADWAWIVPPISGSLTPVFHQEMVNYVLSPAFRYQTDPWKGSASKGAGVTRKKTFKEVANAVKISASLMGTVMAKRVKATILYGSETGRAQSYAQQLGRLFRKAFDPRVLCMDEYDVVSLEHETLVLVVTSTFGNGDPPENGESFAAALMEMSGPYNSSPRPEQHKSYKIRFNSVSCSDPLVSSWRRKRKESSNTDSAGALGTLRFCVFGLGSRAYPHFCAFARAVDTRLEELGGERLLQLGQGDELCGQEEAFRGWAQAAFQASCETFCVGEDAKAAARDIFSPKRTWKRQRYRLSAQAEGLQLLPGLIHVHRRKMVQATVLAVENLQSSKSTRATILVRLDTGSQEALQYQPGDHIGICPPNRPGLVEALLSRVEDPPPPGEPVAVEQLEKGSPDLPCTPSPGGPPPSWVRDPRLPPCTLRQALTFFLDITSPPSPQLLRLLSTLAEESSEQQELESLSQDPRRYEEWKWFRCPTLLEVLEQFPSVALPAPLLLTQLPLLQPRYYSVSSAPSAHPGEIHLTVAVLAYRTQDGLGPLHYGVCSTWLSQLKAGDPVPCFIRGAPSFRLPPDPSLPCILVGPGTGIAPFRGFWQERLHDIDSKGLQPAPMTLVFGCRCSQLDHLYRDEVQDAQQRGVFGRVLTAFSREPDSPKTYVQDILRTELAAEVHRVLCLERGHMFVCGDVTMATSVLQTVQRILATEGDMELDEAGDVIGVLRDQQRYHEDIFGLTLRTQEVTSRIRTQSFSLQERHLRGAVPWALDPPGPDTAGP from the exons ATGATCATTTCACAGAAGGGGCTAAAGAG CCCCCCACTCACCCGGCCTCCAGATGGGCCCAAGTTCCCTCGTGTGAAGAactgggaggtggggagcatCACCTATGACACCTTGAGTGCCCAGTCACAGCAG GATGGGCCCTGCACCCCAAGACGCTGTCTAGGCTCTCTGGTATTTCCACGGAAACTACAGAGCCGGCCCTCCCAGAACCCTGCACCCCCTGAGCAGCTGCTGAGCCAGGCCAGGGACTTCATCAACCAGTACTACAGCTCCATCAAGAG GAGTGGCTCCCAGGCCCATGAGCAGAGGCTTCAAGAGGTGGAAGCTGAGGTAGCAGCCACAGGCACCTATCAGCTTCGGGAAAGCGAGCTGGTGTTCGGGGCCAAGCAGGCCTGGCGAAACGCTCCTCGCTGCGTGGGCCGGATCCAGTGGGGGAAGCTGCAG gtgTTTGATGCCCGGGATTGCAGCTCTGCCCAGGAGATGTTCACCTACATCTGCAACCACATCAAGTATGCCACCAACCGGGGCAACCTCCG CTCGGCCATCACAGTGTTCCCCCAGCGTGCCTCAGGCCGCGGAGACTTTCGAATTTGGAACAGCCAGCTGGTGCGCTATGCGGGCTACAGGCAGCAGGATGGCTCTGTGCGGGGGGACCCAGCCAACGTGGAGATCACTGAG CTCTGCATCCAGCATGGCTGGACTCCAGGAAACGGCCGCTTTGATGTGCTGCCCCTACTGCTCCAGGCCCCAGATGAACCCCCAGAACTCTTTGCTCTGCCCCCCGAGCTGGTTCTCGAGGTGCCCCTGGAGCACCCCAC GCTGGAGTGGTTTGCGGCCCTGGGCCTGCGCTGGTATGCCCTCCCAGCGGTGAGCAACATGCTGCTGGAAATTGGGGGGCTGGAGTTCCCTGCGGCCCCCTTCAGCGGCTGGTACATGAGCACTGAGATTGGCACGCGGAACCTGTGTGACCCTCATCGATACAACATCCTGGAG GATGTGGCTGTCTGCATGGACTTGGATACCAGGACCACCTCATCCCTGTGGAAAGACAAGGCAGCAGTGGAAATCAACTTGGCTGTGCTGCACAGTTACCAG CTGGCCAAAGTGACCATCGTGGACCACCATGCTGCCACAGCCTCCTTCATGAAGCACCTGGAGAACGAGCAGAAGGCCAGGGGGGGTTGCCCTGCTGACTGGGCCTGGATCGTGCCCCCCATCTCTGGCAGCCTCACCCCTGTTTTCCATCAGGAGATGGTCAACTATGTCCTGTCCCCGGCCTTCCGCTATCAG ACAGACCCGTGGAAGGGGAGTGCATCCAAGGGTGCCGGCGTCACCAGGAAGAAAACCTTTAAGGAAGTGGCCAA TGCGGTGAAGATCTCTGCCTCACTCATGGGCACTGTGATGGCAAAGCGAGTGAAGGCGACAATCCTCTATGGCTCCGAGACTGGCCGGGCCCAGAGCTATGCACAGCAGCTGGGGAGACTCTTCCGGAAGGCTTTCGACCCCCGG GTCCTGTGCATGGATGAGTATGACGTGGTGTCCCTTGAGCATGAGACGCTGGTGTTGGTGGTGACCAGCACATTTGGGAATGGTGATCCCCCAGAGAATGGAGAG AGTTTTGCGGCAGCCCTGATGGAGATGTCGGGTCCCTACAACAGCTCCCCTCGGCCAGAACAGCACAA GAGTTACAAAATCCGCTTCAACAGTGTCTCCTGCTCAGACCCACTGGTGTCCTCCTGGAGGCGGAAGAGAAAGGAGTCCAGTAACACAGACAGTGCTGGGGCACTGGGTACCCTCAG GTTCTGTGTGTTCGGGCTGGGCTCCCGGGCATACCCCCACTTTTGTGCCTTTGCTCGTGCGGTGGACACACGGCTGGAAGAGCTGGGTGGGGAGCGGCTGCTGCAGCTGGGCCAAGGAGATGAGCTGTGTGGCCAGGAGGAGGCCTTCCGAGGCTGGGCCCAGGCCGCCTTCCAG GCCTCCTGTGAGACCTTCTGCGTGGGAGAGGATGCCAAGGCTGCCGCCCGGGACATATTCAGCCCCAAACGGACCTGGAAACGCCAGAGGTACCGGCTGAGCGCCCAGGCTGAGGGCCTCCAGCTGCTGCCAG GACTGATCCATGTGCACAGGAGGAAGATGGTCCAGGCTACTGTCCTCGCAGTGGAAAACCTGCAAAGCAGCAAGTCCAC CCGGGCCACAATCCTGGTGCGCCTGGACACTGGAAGCCAGGAGGCGCTGCAGTACCAGCCAGGGGACCACATTGGCATCTGCCCGCCCAACCGGCCTGGCCTTGTGGAGGCGCTGCTGAGCCGGGTGGAGGATCCACCGCCACCAGGAGAGCCAGTGGCAGTGGAGCAGCTggagaagggcagccccg ATCTCCCCTGTACACCATCACCAGGTGGCCCACCCCCCAGCTGGGTTCGGGACCCTCGCCTGCCCCCATGCACACTGCGCCAGGCTCTCACCTTCTTCCTGGACATCACTTCCCCGCCCAGCCCTCAACTCCTTCGACTGCTCAGCACCCTGGCTGAAGAGTCCAGTGAACAGCAGGAGCTTGAGAGCCTCAGCCAG GACCCCCGGCGCTATGAGGAATGGAAGTGGTTCCGCTGCCCCACACTGCTGGAGGTACTGGAACAGTTCCCATCGGTGGCACTGCCCGCCCCCCTGCTcctcacccagctgcccctgctccagccccgGTACTACTCGGTCAGCTCAGCACCCAGTGCCCACCCAGGAGAGATCCACCTCACAGTAGCTGTGCTGGCATACAGGACACAGG ATGGACTGGGCCCCCTTCATTATGGAGTCTGCTCCACATGGCTAAGCCAACTTAAGGCCGGAGATCCTGTACCCTGCTTCATCAGGGG GGCTCCCTCCTTCCGGCTGCCACCTGATCCCAGTCTGCCTTGCATCTTAGTGGGTCCTGGTACGGGTATTGCCCCCTTTCGGGGTTTCTGGCAGGAGCGGCTGCACGACATTGACAGCAAAG GGCTGCAGCCCGCCCCCATGACTCTGGTGTTCGGCTGCCGATGCTCCCAGCTCGACCACCTTTACCGCGACGAGGTGCAGGATGCCCAGCAGCGCGGAGTTTTTGGGCGCGTCCTCACCGCCTTCTCGCGGGAGCCCGACAGCCCTAAG ACGTACGTGCAGGACATCCTGCGGACGGAGCTGGCTGCTGAGGTGCACCGCGTGCTGTGCCTCGAGCGGGGCCACATGTTTGTGTGCGGCGACGTCACCATGGCAACCAGCGTCCTGCAGACGGTGCAGCGAATCCTGGCGACGGAGGGCGACATGGAGCTGGACGAGGCCGGCGACGTCATCGGCGTGCTGCGG GATCAGCAACGCTATCACGAGGACATTTTCGGGCTCACACTGCGCACCCAGGAGGTGACAAGCCGCATACGCACCCAGAGCTTCTCCTTGCAGGAGCGGCATCTGCGGGGCGCGGTGCCCTGGGCGTTGGACCCGCCCGGCCCAGACACCGCCGGCCCCTGA
- the NOS3 gene encoding nitric oxide synthase 3 isoform X7 has protein sequence MGRCPSKEIRDRPDVCGAGQEAVSVGADDQVFDARDCSSAQEMFTYICNHIKYATNRGNLRSAITVFPQRASGRGDFRIWNSQLVRYAGYRQQDGSVRGDPANVEITELCIQHGWTPGNGRFDVLPLLLQAPDEPPELFALPPELVLEVPLEHPTLEWFAALGLRWYALPAVSNMLLEIGGLEFPAAPFSGWYMSTEIGTRNLCDPHRYNILEDVAVCMDLDTRTTSSLWKDKAAVEINLAVLHSYQLAKVTIVDHHAATASFMKHLENEQKARGGCPADWAWIVPPISGSLTPVFHQEMVNYVLSPAFRYQTDPWKGSASKGAGVTRKKTFKEVANAVKISASLMGTVMAKRVKATILYGSETGRAQSYAQQLGRLFRKAFDPRVLCMDEYDVVSLEHETLVLVVTSTFGNGDPPENGESFAAALMEMSGPYNSSPRPEQHKSYKIRFNSVSCSDPLVSSWRRKRKESSNTDSAGALGTLRFCVFGLGSRAYPHFCAFARAVDTRLEELGGERLLQLGQGDELCGQEEAFRGWAQAAFQASCETFCVGEDAKAAARDIFSPKRTWKRQRYRLSAQAEGLQLLPGLIHVHRRKMVQATVLAVENLQSSKSTRATILVRLDTGSQEALQYQPGDHIGICPPNRPGLVEALLSRVEDPPPPGEPVAVEQLEKGSPDLPCTPSPGGPPPSWVRDPRLPPCTLRQALTFFLDITSPPSPQLLRLLSTLAEESSEQQELESLSQDPRRYEEWKWFRCPTLLEVLEQFPSVALPAPLLLTQLPLLQPRYYSVSSAPSAHPGEIHLTVAVLAYRTQDGLGPLHYGVCSTWLSQLKAGDPVPCFIRGAPSFRLPPDPSLPCILVGPGTGIAPFRGFWQERLHDIDSKGLQPAPMTLVFGCRCSQLDHLYRDEVQDAQQRGVFGRVLTAFSREPDSPKTYVQDILRTELAAEVHRVLCLERGHMFVCGDVTMATSVLQTVQRILATEGDMELDEAGDVIGVLRDQQRYHEDIFGLTLRTQEVTSRIRTQSFSLQERHLRGAVPWALDPPGPDTAGP, from the exons ATGGGGAGATGTCCCAGCAAGGAGATAAGGGACAGACCAGATGTGTGTGGTGCAGGGCAGGAAGCAGTCAGTGTGGGTGCTGATGATCAG gtgTTTGATGCCCGGGATTGCAGCTCTGCCCAGGAGATGTTCACCTACATCTGCAACCACATCAAGTATGCCACCAACCGGGGCAACCTCCG CTCGGCCATCACAGTGTTCCCCCAGCGTGCCTCAGGCCGCGGAGACTTTCGAATTTGGAACAGCCAGCTGGTGCGCTATGCGGGCTACAGGCAGCAGGATGGCTCTGTGCGGGGGGACCCAGCCAACGTGGAGATCACTGAG CTCTGCATCCAGCATGGCTGGACTCCAGGAAACGGCCGCTTTGATGTGCTGCCCCTACTGCTCCAGGCCCCAGATGAACCCCCAGAACTCTTTGCTCTGCCCCCCGAGCTGGTTCTCGAGGTGCCCCTGGAGCACCCCAC GCTGGAGTGGTTTGCGGCCCTGGGCCTGCGCTGGTATGCCCTCCCAGCGGTGAGCAACATGCTGCTGGAAATTGGGGGGCTGGAGTTCCCTGCGGCCCCCTTCAGCGGCTGGTACATGAGCACTGAGATTGGCACGCGGAACCTGTGTGACCCTCATCGATACAACATCCTGGAG GATGTGGCTGTCTGCATGGACTTGGATACCAGGACCACCTCATCCCTGTGGAAAGACAAGGCAGCAGTGGAAATCAACTTGGCTGTGCTGCACAGTTACCAG CTGGCCAAAGTGACCATCGTGGACCACCATGCTGCCACAGCCTCCTTCATGAAGCACCTGGAGAACGAGCAGAAGGCCAGGGGGGGTTGCCCTGCTGACTGGGCCTGGATCGTGCCCCCCATCTCTGGCAGCCTCACCCCTGTTTTCCATCAGGAGATGGTCAACTATGTCCTGTCCCCGGCCTTCCGCTATCAG ACAGACCCGTGGAAGGGGAGTGCATCCAAGGGTGCCGGCGTCACCAGGAAGAAAACCTTTAAGGAAGTGGCCAA TGCGGTGAAGATCTCTGCCTCACTCATGGGCACTGTGATGGCAAAGCGAGTGAAGGCGACAATCCTCTATGGCTCCGAGACTGGCCGGGCCCAGAGCTATGCACAGCAGCTGGGGAGACTCTTCCGGAAGGCTTTCGACCCCCGG GTCCTGTGCATGGATGAGTATGACGTGGTGTCCCTTGAGCATGAGACGCTGGTGTTGGTGGTGACCAGCACATTTGGGAATGGTGATCCCCCAGAGAATGGAGAG AGTTTTGCGGCAGCCCTGATGGAGATGTCGGGTCCCTACAACAGCTCCCCTCGGCCAGAACAGCACAA GAGTTACAAAATCCGCTTCAACAGTGTCTCCTGCTCAGACCCACTGGTGTCCTCCTGGAGGCGGAAGAGAAAGGAGTCCAGTAACACAGACAGTGCTGGGGCACTGGGTACCCTCAG GTTCTGTGTGTTCGGGCTGGGCTCCCGGGCATACCCCCACTTTTGTGCCTTTGCTCGTGCGGTGGACACACGGCTGGAAGAGCTGGGTGGGGAGCGGCTGCTGCAGCTGGGCCAAGGAGATGAGCTGTGTGGCCAGGAGGAGGCCTTCCGAGGCTGGGCCCAGGCCGCCTTCCAG GCCTCCTGTGAGACCTTCTGCGTGGGAGAGGATGCCAAGGCTGCCGCCCGGGACATATTCAGCCCCAAACGGACCTGGAAACGCCAGAGGTACCGGCTGAGCGCCCAGGCTGAGGGCCTCCAGCTGCTGCCAG GACTGATCCATGTGCACAGGAGGAAGATGGTCCAGGCTACTGTCCTCGCAGTGGAAAACCTGCAAAGCAGCAAGTCCAC CCGGGCCACAATCCTGGTGCGCCTGGACACTGGAAGCCAGGAGGCGCTGCAGTACCAGCCAGGGGACCACATTGGCATCTGCCCGCCCAACCGGCCTGGCCTTGTGGAGGCGCTGCTGAGCCGGGTGGAGGATCCACCGCCACCAGGAGAGCCAGTGGCAGTGGAGCAGCTggagaagggcagccccg ATCTCCCCTGTACACCATCACCAGGTGGCCCACCCCCCAGCTGGGTTCGGGACCCTCGCCTGCCCCCATGCACACTGCGCCAGGCTCTCACCTTCTTCCTGGACATCACTTCCCCGCCCAGCCCTCAACTCCTTCGACTGCTCAGCACCCTGGCTGAAGAGTCCAGTGAACAGCAGGAGCTTGAGAGCCTCAGCCAG GACCCCCGGCGCTATGAGGAATGGAAGTGGTTCCGCTGCCCCACACTGCTGGAGGTACTGGAACAGTTCCCATCGGTGGCACTGCCCGCCCCCCTGCTcctcacccagctgcccctgctccagccccgGTACTACTCGGTCAGCTCAGCACCCAGTGCCCACCCAGGAGAGATCCACCTCACAGTAGCTGTGCTGGCATACAGGACACAGG ATGGACTGGGCCCCCTTCATTATGGAGTCTGCTCCACATGGCTAAGCCAACTTAAGGCCGGAGATCCTGTACCCTGCTTCATCAGGGG GGCTCCCTCCTTCCGGCTGCCACCTGATCCCAGTCTGCCTTGCATCTTAGTGGGTCCTGGTACGGGTATTGCCCCCTTTCGGGGTTTCTGGCAGGAGCGGCTGCACGACATTGACAGCAAAG GGCTGCAGCCCGCCCCCATGACTCTGGTGTTCGGCTGCCGATGCTCCCAGCTCGACCACCTTTACCGCGACGAGGTGCAGGATGCCCAGCAGCGCGGAGTTTTTGGGCGCGTCCTCACCGCCTTCTCGCGGGAGCCCGACAGCCCTAAG ACGTACGTGCAGGACATCCTGCGGACGGAGCTGGCTGCTGAGGTGCACCGCGTGCTGTGCCTCGAGCGGGGCCACATGTTTGTGTGCGGCGACGTCACCATGGCAACCAGCGTCCTGCAGACGGTGCAGCGAATCCTGGCGACGGAGGGCGACATGGAGCTGGACGAGGCCGGCGACGTCATCGGCGTGCTGCGG GATCAGCAACGCTATCACGAGGACATTTTCGGGCTCACACTGCGCACCCAGGAGGTGACAAGCCGCATACGCACCCAGAGCTTCTCCTTGCAGGAGCGGCATCTGCGGGGCGCGGTGCCCTGGGCGTTGGACCCGCCCGGCCCAGACACCGCCGGCCCCTGA
- the NOS3 gene encoding nitric oxide synthase 3 isoform X1, translating into MGNLKSVGQEPGPPCGLGLGLGLGLCGKQGPASPTSEPSRAPALAPPPSPPPAPDHSSPPLTRPPDGPKFPRVKNWEVGSITYDTLSAQSQQDGPCTPRRCLGSLVFPRKLQSRPSQNPAPPEQLLSQARDFINQYYSSIKRSGSQAHEQRLQEVEAEVAATGTYQLRESELVFGAKQAWRNAPRCVGRIQWGKLQVFDARDCSSAQEMFTYICNHIKYATNRGNLRSAITVFPQRASGRGDFRIWNSQLVRYAGYRQQDGSVRGDPANVEITELCIQHGWTPGNGRFDVLPLLLQAPDEPPELFALPPELVLEVPLEHPTLEWFAALGLRWYALPAVSNMLLEIGGLEFPAAPFSGWYMSTEIGTRNLCDPHRYNILEDVAVCMDLDTRTTSSLWKDKAAVEINLAVLHSYQLAKVTIVDHHAATASFMKHLENEQKARGGCPADWAWIVPPISGSLTPVFHQEMVNYVLSPAFRYQTDPWKGSASKGAGVTRKKTFKEVANAVKISASLMGTVMAKRVKATILYGSETGRAQSYAQQLGRLFRKAFDPRVLCMDEYDVVSLEHETLVLVVTSTFGNGDPPENGESFAAALMEMSGPYNSSPRPEQHKSYKIRFNSVSCSDPLVSSWRRKRKESSNTDSAGALGTLRFCVFGLGSRAYPHFCAFARAVDTRLEELGGERLLQLGQGDELCGQEEAFRGWAQAAFQASCETFCVGEDAKAAARDIFSPKRTWKRQRYRLSAQAEGLQLLPGLIHVHRRKMVQATVLAVENLQSSKSTRATILVRLDTGSQEALQYQPGDHIGICPPNRPGLVEALLSRVEDPPPPGEPVAVEQLEKGSPDLPCTPSPGGPPPSWVRDPRLPPCTLRQALTFFLDITSPPSPQLLRLLSTLAEESSEQQELESLSQDPRRYEEWKWFRCPTLLEVLEQFPSVALPAPLLLTQLPLLQPRYYSVSSAPSAHPGEIHLTVAVLAYRTQDGLGPLHYGVCSTWLSQLKAGDPVPCFIRGAPSFRLPPDPSLPCILVGPGTGIAPFRGFWQERLHDIDSKGLQPAPMTLVFGCRCSQLDHLYRDEVQDAQQRGVFGRVLTAFSREPDSPKTYVQDILRTELAAEVHRVLCLERGHMFVCGDVTMATSVLQTVQRILATEGDMELDEAGDVIGVLRDQQRYHEDIFGLTLRTQEVTSRIRTQSFSLQERHLRGAVPWALDPPGPDTAGP; encoded by the exons ATGGGCAACTTGAAGAGTGTGGGCCAGGAGCCCGGGCCCCCTtgtggcctggggctgggcctgggcctggggctatGTGGCAAGCAGGGCCCTGCCTCCCCGACCTCAGAGCCCAGCCGGGCACCGGCCCTGGCGCCCCCACCCTCGCCCCCACCAGCACCAGACCACAG CAGCCCCCCACTCACCCGGCCTCCAGATGGGCCCAAGTTCCCTCGTGTGAAGAactgggaggtggggagcatCACCTATGACACCTTGAGTGCCCAGTCACAGCAG GATGGGCCCTGCACCCCAAGACGCTGTCTAGGCTCTCTGGTATTTCCACGGAAACTACAGAGCCGGCCCTCCCAGAACCCTGCACCCCCTGAGCAGCTGCTGAGCCAGGCCAGGGACTTCATCAACCAGTACTACAGCTCCATCAAGAG GAGTGGCTCCCAGGCCCATGAGCAGAGGCTTCAAGAGGTGGAAGCTGAGGTAGCAGCCACAGGCACCTATCAGCTTCGGGAAAGCGAGCTGGTGTTCGGGGCCAAGCAGGCCTGGCGAAACGCTCCTCGCTGCGTGGGCCGGATCCAGTGGGGGAAGCTGCAG gtgTTTGATGCCCGGGATTGCAGCTCTGCCCAGGAGATGTTCACCTACATCTGCAACCACATCAAGTATGCCACCAACCGGGGCAACCTCCG CTCGGCCATCACAGTGTTCCCCCAGCGTGCCTCAGGCCGCGGAGACTTTCGAATTTGGAACAGCCAGCTGGTGCGCTATGCGGGCTACAGGCAGCAGGATGGCTCTGTGCGGGGGGACCCAGCCAACGTGGAGATCACTGAG CTCTGCATCCAGCATGGCTGGACTCCAGGAAACGGCCGCTTTGATGTGCTGCCCCTACTGCTCCAGGCCCCAGATGAACCCCCAGAACTCTTTGCTCTGCCCCCCGAGCTGGTTCTCGAGGTGCCCCTGGAGCACCCCAC GCTGGAGTGGTTTGCGGCCCTGGGCCTGCGCTGGTATGCCCTCCCAGCGGTGAGCAACATGCTGCTGGAAATTGGGGGGCTGGAGTTCCCTGCGGCCCCCTTCAGCGGCTGGTACATGAGCACTGAGATTGGCACGCGGAACCTGTGTGACCCTCATCGATACAACATCCTGGAG GATGTGGCTGTCTGCATGGACTTGGATACCAGGACCACCTCATCCCTGTGGAAAGACAAGGCAGCAGTGGAAATCAACTTGGCTGTGCTGCACAGTTACCAG CTGGCCAAAGTGACCATCGTGGACCACCATGCTGCCACAGCCTCCTTCATGAAGCACCTGGAGAACGAGCAGAAGGCCAGGGGGGGTTGCCCTGCTGACTGGGCCTGGATCGTGCCCCCCATCTCTGGCAGCCTCACCCCTGTTTTCCATCAGGAGATGGTCAACTATGTCCTGTCCCCGGCCTTCCGCTATCAG ACAGACCCGTGGAAGGGGAGTGCATCCAAGGGTGCCGGCGTCACCAGGAAGAAAACCTTTAAGGAAGTGGCCAA TGCGGTGAAGATCTCTGCCTCACTCATGGGCACTGTGATGGCAAAGCGAGTGAAGGCGACAATCCTCTATGGCTCCGAGACTGGCCGGGCCCAGAGCTATGCACAGCAGCTGGGGAGACTCTTCCGGAAGGCTTTCGACCCCCGG GTCCTGTGCATGGATGAGTATGACGTGGTGTCCCTTGAGCATGAGACGCTGGTGTTGGTGGTGACCAGCACATTTGGGAATGGTGATCCCCCAGAGAATGGAGAG AGTTTTGCGGCAGCCCTGATGGAGATGTCGGGTCCCTACAACAGCTCCCCTCGGCCAGAACAGCACAA GAGTTACAAAATCCGCTTCAACAGTGTCTCCTGCTCAGACCCACTGGTGTCCTCCTGGAGGCGGAAGAGAAAGGAGTCCAGTAACACAGACAGTGCTGGGGCACTGGGTACCCTCAG GTTCTGTGTGTTCGGGCTGGGCTCCCGGGCATACCCCCACTTTTGTGCCTTTGCTCGTGCGGTGGACACACGGCTGGAAGAGCTGGGTGGGGAGCGGCTGCTGCAGCTGGGCCAAGGAGATGAGCTGTGTGGCCAGGAGGAGGCCTTCCGAGGCTGGGCCCAGGCCGCCTTCCAG GCCTCCTGTGAGACCTTCTGCGTGGGAGAGGATGCCAAGGCTGCCGCCCGGGACATATTCAGCCCCAAACGGACCTGGAAACGCCAGAGGTACCGGCTGAGCGCCCAGGCTGAGGGCCTCCAGCTGCTGCCAG GACTGATCCATGTGCACAGGAGGAAGATGGTCCAGGCTACTGTCCTCGCAGTGGAAAACCTGCAAAGCAGCAAGTCCAC CCGGGCCACAATCCTGGTGCGCCTGGACACTGGAAGCCAGGAGGCGCTGCAGTACCAGCCAGGGGACCACATTGGCATCTGCCCGCCCAACCGGCCTGGCCTTGTGGAGGCGCTGCTGAGCCGGGTGGAGGATCCACCGCCACCAGGAGAGCCAGTGGCAGTGGAGCAGCTggagaagggcagccccg ATCTCCCCTGTACACCATCACCAGGTGGCCCACCCCCCAGCTGGGTTCGGGACCCTCGCCTGCCCCCATGCACACTGCGCCAGGCTCTCACCTTCTTCCTGGACATCACTTCCCCGCCCAGCCCTCAACTCCTTCGACTGCTCAGCACCCTGGCTGAAGAGTCCAGTGAACAGCAGGAGCTTGAGAGCCTCAGCCAG GACCCCCGGCGCTATGAGGAATGGAAGTGGTTCCGCTGCCCCACACTGCTGGAGGTACTGGAACAGTTCCCATCGGTGGCACTGCCCGCCCCCCTGCTcctcacccagctgcccctgctccagccccgGTACTACTCGGTCAGCTCAGCACCCAGTGCCCACCCAGGAGAGATCCACCTCACAGTAGCTGTGCTGGCATACAGGACACAGG ATGGACTGGGCCCCCTTCATTATGGAGTCTGCTCCACATGGCTAAGCCAACTTAAGGCCGGAGATCCTGTACCCTGCTTCATCAGGGG GGCTCCCTCCTTCCGGCTGCCACCTGATCCCAGTCTGCCTTGCATCTTAGTGGGTCCTGGTACGGGTATTGCCCCCTTTCGGGGTTTCTGGCAGGAGCGGCTGCACGACATTGACAGCAAAG GGCTGCAGCCCGCCCCCATGACTCTGGTGTTCGGCTGCCGATGCTCCCAGCTCGACCACCTTTACCGCGACGAGGTGCAGGATGCCCAGCAGCGCGGAGTTTTTGGGCGCGTCCTCACCGCCTTCTCGCGGGAGCCCGACAGCCCTAAG ACGTACGTGCAGGACATCCTGCGGACGGAGCTGGCTGCTGAGGTGCACCGCGTGCTGTGCCTCGAGCGGGGCCACATGTTTGTGTGCGGCGACGTCACCATGGCAACCAGCGTCCTGCAGACGGTGCAGCGAATCCTGGCGACGGAGGGCGACATGGAGCTGGACGAGGCCGGCGACGTCATCGGCGTGCTGCGG GATCAGCAACGCTATCACGAGGACATTTTCGGGCTCACACTGCGCACCCAGGAGGTGACAAGCCGCATACGCACCCAGAGCTTCTCCTTGCAGGAGCGGCATCTGCGGGGCGCGGTGCCCTGGGCGTTGGACCCGCCCGGCCCAGACACCGCCGGCCCCTGA